A stretch of Fulvia fulva chromosome 4, complete sequence DNA encodes these proteins:
- a CDS encoding Non-canonical non-ribosomal peptide synthetase FUB8, translating into MDDIPSEKRLPASVISHRANSTPDMVVVLLPKGQALEDDFFGLTYRRLNYAVDNVAFWLDSVLSQGKKVGYESESQWSTIVYAGSNDDRYVLLLYAVGKTNRKAGSLLFPSSGGRWLTGTQPMVITLPTNPKDSLIKLLNAQGVKTALASRVPISPVKDAMDHILGGQVLDMPPLSTFLDAIPPSTYPYDREWSKTRNDTWLVMQSSGTTGDPKPVTQTKTFIDAYADMIAARNKGDNLQLAYPVVLRDCHAPLLWPLSWGAGIFAAGMFPLVSITITTLIPPTMPSPMTPEYVKDVMRLELAKEPSALEGSKNYDWVSYAGAPLDNDTGDLIAKHTRIQSIIASTEAGIYPLLLNSPSDCKYHRLHPTLHGWLLVHFQDELYELCIRKAGENEWRPAFTMDKRNPDLLQVFHTKDLCRIVPGRQGFWDFCGRTDDFVELVTDEVQWDKYRTHHRSPSRRQSMPALHLSSDEVIERIWPAIEAANKTLIEQAELGKKVVLITREDAPTARLAKGTINRRATLKVYEGEIEELYWKYIQSALLDSTKTPGLVNRVRPYF; encoded by the exons ATGGACGACATACCCAGCGAAAAGCGATTGCCAGCAAGTGTGATCTCACATCGCGCCAACAGCACCCCAGACATGGTGGTCGTTCTACTGCCCAAAGGTCAGGCACTGGAAGATGACTTCTTCGGTCTTACATATCGGCGGCTCAACTACGCTGTAGACAATGTTGCCTTCTGGCTAGACAGCGTGTTGAGTCAAGGCAAGAAGGTCGGGTACGAAAGCGAAAGTCAATGGTCGACAATCGTGTACGCTGGCTCGAATGACGACCGCTATGTCTTGCTTCTGTACGCAGTGGGAAAGACGAATCGCAAGGCGGGAAGCCTGCTCTTTCCAAGCTCCGGAGGTCGGTGGCTGACTGGCACACAGCCCATGGTCATCACGCTACCCACGAACCCGAAGGATAGTCTCATCAAGCTACTCAATGCACAGGGCGTCAAGACTGCGCTAGCTAGTCGAGTTCCGATCTCACCGGTGAAAGATGCGATGGATCACATACTTGGCGGACAGGTACTGGACATGCCACCGCTATCGACGTTCCTCGATGCCATACCACCTTCTACCTACCCGTACGATCGTGAGTGGAGCAAGACTAGGAATGATACTTGGTTGGTCATGCAGAGCTCTG GCACAACCGGCGACCCGAAGCCAGTCACACAAACCAAAACCTTCATCGACGCGTACGCCGACATGATTGCCGCCCGCAACAAAGGAGACAACCTTCAACTAGCCTACCCCGTTGTTCTCCGTGACTGCCACGCACCCCTCCTCTGGCCACTAAGTTGGGGCGCCGGCATCTTCGCAGCCGGCATGTTCCCACTGGTCTCCATCACCATCACAACCCTCATACCCCCCACCATGCCCTCCCCAATGACCCCCGAATACGTCAAAGACGTCATGCGTCTC GAACTCGCCAAAGAACCCTCTGCCCTCGAAGGTTCCAAGAATTACGACTGGGTGTCTTATGCAGGCGCACCACTTGATAACGATACGGGTGACCTAATCGCGAAGCACACCCGCATCCAATCCATCATCGCCTCAACAGAAGCCGGGATCTATCCCCTCCTCCTCAACTCCCCCTCAGACTGCAAGTATCACCGCTTGCACCCGACTCTTCACGGCTGGCTTCTTGTGCACTTTCAGGATGAGCTGTATGAACTCTGCATCCGTAAAGCGGGGGAGAATGAATGGCGCCCTGCCTTCACAATGGATAAGCGAAACCCAGACCTCCTGCAAGTCTTCCACACGAAAGATCTCTGCCGAATAGTTCCTGGGCGGCAAGGGTTCTGGGATTTCTGCGGCAGGACGGATGATTTCGTGGAACTCGTCACTGACGAAGTTCAATGGGATAAATATCGAACACATCATCGATCGCCATCCCGACGTCAAAGCATGCCTG CGCTCCATCTTTCGTCAGATGAAGTCATAGAACGGATCTGGCCCGCCATCGAGGCTGCGAATAAGACGTTGATTGAGCAAGCGGAGCTTGGCAAGAAGGTTGTACTGATCACGAGGGAAGATGCTCCGACTGCGAGACTTGCGAAAGGCACGATCAATCGGAGGGCTACCCTGAAGGTGTATGAGGGGGAGATTGAGGAGCTGTATTGGAAGT ACATCCAGTCGGCTCTGCTGGACTCAACGAAGACCCCCGGCCTGGTGAACCGAGTCAGGCCATACTTCTAG
- a CDS encoding Medium chain reductase/dehydrogenase ucsI codes for MSKPSTMRAVVLKGDYDIVVEDRPYPQLQDPTDAILKVSSTALCGSDLHFYRGHLKCPPNFICGHEFVGEIVEKGDAVKKFHIGDKVVVPFYTACGDCYYCVRGQASRCAKGELFGNSAPANTIDGGQAEYVRCPLADTTFVKTPAGIPEEMLVLMSDVFPTGYFSAARYLKNLPQRDRDEYTVACIGCGPVGICAITCALTMVKTVYAIDTVPERLEQAKALGAIPIHLNDNPVQKIKDASGGRGADVVMEVVGHADAWNMGLEMIRPWGAISSIGVHTEKWEVNGLMLYGKNVSMAFGRCPVRSIFEEALALLVQEQKKVAFLCGKTMSIEEAPKAYRDFEQRKVHKIVFKMGSKEEVGEVEIRANA; via the exons ATGTCCAAGCCAAGCACCATGCGAGCCGTCGTGCTCAAGGGCGACTACGAT ATCGTCGTCGAAGACCGTCCTTACCCACAACTCCAGGACCCGACCGACGCCATCCTCAAGGTCTCCAGCACAGCCCTCTGCGGCAGCGACCTCCACTTCTACCGCGGTCACCTCAAATGCCCACCCAACTTCATCTGCGGGCACGAGTTTGTGGGTGAGATTGTGGAGAAGGGCGATGCTGTGAAGAAGTTCCACATTGGTGACAAG GTCGTCGTACCCTTCTACACAGCCTGCGGCGACTGCTACTACTGCGTCCGCGGCCAAGCATCCCGATGCGCAAAAGGCGAACTCTTCGGCAACTCCGCGCCCGCCAACACCATCGACGGCGGCCAAGCCGAATACGTCCGCTGCCCACTCGCCGACACCACCTTCGTCAAGACCCCGGCCGGCATTCCCGAAGAGATGCTGGTCCTGATGAGCGACGTATTCCCGACGGGATATTTCTCCGCAGCGCGATATCTGAAAAATCTGCCACAGCGCGACCGGGACGAGTATACTGTTGCTTGCATTGGGTGTGGACCGGTGGGGATTTGCGCTATTACGTGTGCATTGACTATGGTTAAGACGGTGTATGCTATTGATACCGTGCCGGAGAGATTGGAGCAGGCGAAGGCATTGGGTGCGATACCGATCCATTTGAACGACAACCCCGTGCAGAAGATCAAGGATGCATCGGGTGGACGAGGCGCAGACGTGGTCATGGAAGTTGTCGGCCACGCAGACGCCTGGAACATGGGCCTTGAGATGATCAGACCCTGGGGCGCCATCAGCTCCATTGGCGTGCA CACCGAAAAATGGGAAGTCAACGGCCTCATGCTCTACGGCAAAAACGTCAGCATGGCCTTTGGCCGGTGCCCGGTCCGCTCCATCTTCGAAGAAGCACTGGCCCTTCTTGTACAGGAACAGAAGAAAGTCGCATTCCTGTGTGGGAAGACGATGAGTATTGAGGAGGCGCCGAAGGCGTATAGGGATTTTGAGCAGAGGAAGGTGCATAAGATTGTGTTTAAGATGGGGAGTAAGGAGGAGGTGGGGGAGGTGGAGATTAGGGCGAATGCATGA